The Naumovozyma castellii chromosome 4, complete genome genome contains a region encoding:
- the SSK1 gene encoding mitogen-activated protein kinase kinase kinase SSK1 (ancestral locus Anc_5.230), producing the protein MSTNKNPLLSSITSKKKLWLRIDNCTDEINEPISITFDDNDSVDDLKEKILKELSSTRWRQFNDKASIALGYYEYNDTPTKVQRRRTSSPPVSQSQQKLKFQSGPFQSNDKITLQQPIPTSKSNMSLTSNMLSPENTETSPRRALSTSPQVPVSSTNIPLLRFHSASPSINIRSKSQRHKARHNHKHNNSNNHYYPSPTGSSFPSSSSSSSLSSQYHHHTRTAININNNDSHRHSNPASLYAYNHHHNHNYTFHPKNIHNNSYSRPLNRTPELQTDHPISRVIFDPEEKIIAIYTELFGPMGSQHSSDPLFIFSNQLENPTPKEEEEEREEEDLKEKSVDTVEPTINNNEDNEIVYGDESDQNSRNTPFNDNEDEVEQGKNFVNIHDTEARDYELITNEEQLRRVSETMVGGADNNPDTPKQAILLLPKGYHSDVSFKEKTVPPTPTPTPRAEVETEHTLVSPLDNNDTFDDSSPIQQHPLMEQEVGLLHPMLENEWRKTGLLSPISPLMAGSITPHYSNSYSNLSHDALLSGITTTSEKVFPKINVLIVEDNVINQAILGSFLRKHKISYKVAKNGKEAVDIWKEGGLHLIFMDLQLPVLSGIEAARQIRAFEKENGIGIQEHSNSLKKNKTKAPVIIVALTASNSQDDKRNALISGCNDYLTKPVNLHWLSKKITEWGCMQALIDFDSWKQGQSRMTDSVIAKSPHKINPKVNKSTASIFNSMDKDESKVYSNSNNGSNNKIHEKHKSVPSIIVDTNYRE; encoded by the coding sequence ATGTCCACTAATAAAAATCCCCTATTAAGTTCGATAACAtcgaaaaagaaattatggCTTCGAATAGACAACTGTACAGATGAAATAAACGAACCAATCTCTATCACATTcgatgataatgattcaGTTGATGAtctgaaagaaaaaatattgaaagaacTTAGTTCAACTCGATGGCGTCAATTTAATGACAAGGCGTCCATTGCCCTCGGCTATTATGAATATAATGATACACCAACAAAGGTTCAAAGAAGACGAACAAGTTCTCCACCCGTAAGTCAATCTCAACAGAAGTTGAAATTCCAATCCGGTCCATTTCAATCGAACGATAAAATCACATTACAACAACCAATACCTACCTCTAAAAGTAACATGTCTCTAACAAGTAACATGTTAAGTCCAGAGAATACGGAAACAAGTCCTCGAAGGGCGCTTTCCACTAGTCCACAAGTACCAGTATCATCGACTAATATACCATTATTAAGATTCCATTCAGCCTCACCAAGTATAAATATCCGTTCCAAATCTCAACGCCACAAGGCTCGTCATAATCATAAACATAATAATAGCAATAATCATTACTATCCTTCACCGACAGGTAGTTCATtcccttcttcttcatcttcatcttcattatcctCCCAATACCATCATCACACAAGAACGGctattaatattaataacaaCGATAGTCACCGCCACAGTAATCCTGCATCCTTATATGCGTATAACCATCATCATAACCATAATTATACATTCCATCCTAAGAATATTCACAATAATTCATATTCCAGACCATTGAACCGCACACCTGAATTGCAAACAGATCATCCAATATCTAGGGTCATTTTCGACCCGGAGGAAAAAATCATTGCCATATACACAGAGCTATTCGGTCCCATGGGTTCACAACATTCCTCTGACCCACtatttatattttcaaatcaattaGAAAATCCAACTCCaaaggaggaagaggaggagagggaggaagaagatttgaagGAGAAGTCGGTAGACACTGTGGAGCCAACGATAAACAATAATGAGGATAATGAAATAGTATACGGTGATGAGAGCGATCAAAACTCACGAAATACACCCTTTAATGACAATGAAGACGAAGTGGAGCAAGGAAAGAATTTTGTTAATATTCATGATACTGAAGCGAGAGACTATGAACTAATTACAAACGAGGAACAGCTAAGAAGAGTTTCAGAAACAATGGTAGGTGGTGCTGATAATAATCCCGATACACCAAAGCAGGCTATCTTACTTCTGCCGAAGGGTTATCATAGTGATGTTTCATTTAAAGAGAAAACAGTCCCACCGACACCGACACCGACACCAAGGGCAGAGGTAGAGACAGAACATACTTTAGTATCTCCACtagataataatgacaCATTTGATGATTCCTCACCCATTCAACAACATCCATTAATGGAACAAGAAGTTGGATTGCTTCATCCCATGTtagaaaatgaatggaGGAAAACTGGGTTGTTATCACCTATATCACCTTTAATGGCTGGTTCCATTACTCcacattattcaaattcttattcaaatttatctCATGATGCGTTATTAAGTGGGATTACCACGACAAGTGAAAAAGTTTTCCCAAAGATTAATGTATTAATTGTAGAAGATAATGTTATCAACCAAGCCATTTTGGGTTCATTCTTAAGAAAACATAAGATCTCTTATAAAGTGGCTAAAAATGGTAAAGAAGCTGTGgatatttggaaagaagGTGGGTTACATTTGATTTTTATGGATTTACAATTGCCCGTGTTATCTGGTATTGAAGCTGCAAGACAAATTAGAGCCTttgagaaggaaaatggtATTGGCATTCAAGaacattcaaattctttaaagaaaaacaaaacaaagGCACCCGTGATTATTGTTGCATTGACTGCATCCAATTCACAAGATGATAAGAGAAACGCATTAATTTCCGGTTGTAATGATTATTTGACGAAACCAGTAAACTTACATTGGTTAAGCAAAAAAATTACCGAATGGGGATGTATGCAAGCattgattgattttgatAGTTGGAAACAGGGACAGAGTAGAATGACAGACAGCGTTATAGCTAAATCTCCGCATAAGATAAATCCAAAAGTGAACAAAAGTACGGCTTCAATTTTTAACAGTAtggataaagatgaaagCAAAGTATATTCAAACAGCAATAATggcagcaacaacaaaatacACGAGAAACATAAAAGTGTTCCTAGTATCATTGTAGATACAAATTATAGAGAGTGA
- the AVT1 gene encoding Avt1p (ancestral locus Anc_5.220): MPSDSEEQPLTNHDNDNSRSQIHYISIPINNNSEFAITDSDGNSPGNPEAFTTRRQSILDQPIGSFRGVNSLSRFATSLRRANSFRNIEVNPDVERSFFKDSIDETYDPDTMAPAHEGRRLSITINNAAANLSLRPSIPNLDMQDTTIDDYGSMATGVSGIGVENQSILHPSRSLAELISNANFDISSITGVESITLKQIEGKDGNVVTLIAGQSTGPQTIFNSINVLIGIGLLALPLGLKYAGWVIGLPLLMTFAFGTFCTAELLSRCLDTDPTLMSYADLGYAAFGSKGRALISCLFTTDLLGCGVSLIILFGDSLNALFPAYSVTFFKIVAFFIVTPPVFMPLSFLSNISLLGILSTIGTVFIIFCCGLYKHDSPGSLIEPMDTHLWPSDFKSFCLSIGLLSACWGGHAVFPNLKTDMRHPTKFKECLKTTYKITSITDIGTAVIGFLMFGNLVKDEVTKNVLLLKGYPNFVYVLISALMTVIPIAKTPLNARPIISVLDVLFNVQAAESKYTGKKLSLAKLLNWFNCIFVNFLFVTIAIIFPAFDRIIAFLGAGLCFMICLILPCLFYLRICATTIKPWERIACYFTICISIVLSVLGVGAAILS, from the coding sequence ATGCCTTCAGATTCCGAAGAACAACCATTAACAAACCACGACAACGATAACAGTAGGTCTCAGATTCATTACATATCTATCCCAATAAACAATAACTCGGAATTTGCAATAACAGATAGTGATGGAAACTCTCCAGGTAACCCAGAGGCATTCACAACAAGAAGACAATCTATCTTGGATCAACCGATAGGTTCCTTCAGAGGGGTCAACTCTCTTAGTAGATTTGCTACATCTTTGAGAAGAGCAAATTCTTTTAGAAATATTGAAGTTAATCCTGATGTGGAACGttcattctttaaagaCTCTATTGATGAGACTTATGATCCTGATACCATGGCACCAGCCCATGAGGGAAGAAGATTATCAATTACTATTAATAATGCGGCTGCTAACTTATCTTTACGCCCCTCAATTCCAAACTTGGATATGCAAGATACTACTATAGATGACTATGGTTCCATGGCAACAGGAGTATCAGGTATTGGGGTTGAAAACCAATCAATTTTACATCCTTCGAGATCTCTAGCTGAATTAATAAGCAATGCAAATTTTGACATATCAAGCATAACAGGTGTTGAATCAATCACGCTTAAACAGATTGAAGGGAAAGACGGGAACGTTGTCACACTTATTGCTGGTCAATCCACTGGCCCACaaacaatttttaattctATTAATGTTTTGATTGGGATTGGGTTGTTAGCACTACCATTAGGTTTAAAATATGCCGGCTGGGTTATTGGCCTTCCATTACTAATGACATTTGCATTTGGAACATTCTGCACTGCTGAACTGTTATCCAGATGTCTAGATACAGATCCAACTCTAATGTCATATGCAGACTTGGGTTATGCAGCATTTGGAAGTAAGGGACGTGCACTTATTTCTTGCTTATTTACAACTGATTTATTAGGATGCGGAGTTTCTTTAATCATCTTATTTGGTGATTCTTTGAATGCATTATTCCCAGCTTATTCCGTAACTTTCTTTAAGATCGTTGCATTCTTCATTGTGACACCACCTGTGTTTATGCCATTGagttttctttcaaatatttcattgttaGGCATATTATCGACAATTGGAACTGTTTTTATCATATTTTGTTGTGGATTATATAAACATGACTCTCCAGGTTCTTTAATAGAACCAATGGATACTCACTTATGGCCATCCGACTTCAAGAGTTTTTGTCTCTCTATCGGATTACTTAGTGCATGTTGGGGTGGCCATGCTGtgtttccaaatttgaaaactgATATGAGACACCCAACTAAGTTTAAGGAATGTTTAAAGACTACTTACAAGATAACTTCCATTACAGACATCGGGACAGCTGTTATTGGTTTCTTAATGTTTGGGAACCTGGTCAAAGATGAAGTTACAAAGAATGTTTTGTTACTGAAAGGATATCCAAATTTTGTATATGTTCTGATCTCGGCATTGATGACTGTAATCCCCATTGCAAAGACTCCATTGAATGCGAGACCAATAATTTCTGTTCTAGACGTTCTGTTCAACGTCCAAGCTGCCGAATCAAAATATAcaggaaaaaaattgagTTTAGCCAAATTATTGAACTGGTTCAATTGTATTTTCGTtaattttctctttgtgACAATCGCTATAATCTTTCCTGCATTTGATAGGATCATCGCATTTTTAGGTGCTGGACTTTGTTTCATGATCTGCCTGATCTTGCCTTGTTTGTTCTATTTGAGAATTTGTGCAACCACCATCAAACCATGGGAGCGAATTGCATGCTATTTTACCATTTGCATCAGCATTGTTCTTTCCGTACTTGGTGTAGGTGCAGCTATCCTTTCATAA
- the PAM18 gene encoding Pam18p (ancestral locus Anc_5.232), which produces MNDSNNNTNTLEVPQLAIPGEASGSPTMTISQPTSTKNGMDLYFDEAMQYMGRHPVMTGVAAFLTLYAAAGTYKSISTKLNGGKATATFLKGGFDAKMNQKEALQILNLTENKLNMKKLKEVHRKIMLANHPDKGGSPYLATKINEAKDFLEKKSVKK; this is translated from the coding sequence ATGAACGACAGTAACAACAACACCAACACTCTGGAGGTACCGCAACTAGCAATCCCAGGGGAAGCGAGCGGGAGTCCCACCATGACCATATCACAGCCCACCAGCACCAAGAACGGCATGGATCTATACTTTGATGAGGCCATGCAGTACATGGGGAGACACCCTGTGATGACTGGTGTCGCCGCATTCTTGACTTTGTATGCTGCCGCTGGGACTTACAAATCCATCTCTACGAAACTAAATGGTGGGAAGGCTACAGCCACTTTCTTGAAAGGTGGATTCGATGCAAAGATGAACCAGAAGGAGGCCTTGCagatattgaatttgactgagaataaattgaacatgaagaagttgaaagAGGTACATAGGAAGATTATGTTGGCCAACCATCCAGATAAAGGTGGTTCTCCATATTTGGCTACTAAGATCAACGAAGCTAAGGACTTCTTGGAGAAGAAATCCGTGAAGAAGTAG
- the SSL1 gene encoding TFIIH/NER complex subunit SSL1 (ancestral locus Anc_5.226) — translation MAGAPVIPVVSDEDSESESQIVTGREKKKVVHFNNDDDADDEDAVPRVKTKRTHREDRDDRPDTHDRDRNASRRRLSHNRKKKAASGNKNLLGANGGYAWEDEIKRSWDLVTVDEENDMASLVASIIEARKKRTAKKIVTPYQRGIIRTLILTLDCSEAMVEKDLRPTRHAMMIQYAIDFIHEFFDQNPISQIGIVIMRNGLAHLVSQVSGNPQDHIDALKAIRKQEPAGNPSLQNALEMARGLLLPVPAHCTREVLIIFGSLSSTDPGDIHQTINSLVQEKIRVKVIGLSAQVAICKELCKATNYGDDSFYKILLDETHFKELFDEAVTPLPVNKINKGFTLVKMGFPTRIFEDTPSFCACHSKLVYGGYFCPSCHSKVCSLPTVCPCCDLMLILSTHLARSYHHLMPLKTFVEVPATETFPTENCFSCQLVFPILKNQKTGKLLTSSRYRCDSCKKDFCIDCDVFIHEILHNCPGCESKPTII, via the coding sequence ATGGCCGGCGCTCCTGTTATACCTGTGGTCTCGGATGAGGATTCAGAAAGTGAAAGCCAAATTGTCACTGGgagagaaaagaagaaagtggtGCATTTTAATAACGACGATGATGCTGATGACGAAGATGCAGTCCCACGTGTGAAAACTAAAAGGACACATCGTGAAGATAGGGATGATAGACCTGACACGCATGATCGAGATAGAAATGCATCGAGACGAAGATTATCCCACAATAGGAAGAAAAAGGCAGCCTCAGGTAATAAAAATCTGCTAGGTGCTAATGGTGGGTATGCCTgggaagatgaaattaaaagatcATGGGACTTGGTGACtgtagatgaagaaaatgatatgGCGTCTCTCGTGGCTAGTATTATTGAGGCAAGGAAAAAGAGAACGGCAAAGAAAATTGTCACACCTTATCAAAGAGGTATCATTAGAACTTTGATCTTAACTTTGGATTGTAGTGAGGCAATGGTTGAGAAGGATCTTAGACCCACTCGTCATGCTATGATGATCCAGTATGCCATCGATTTCATCCATGAATTCTTCGATCAGAATCCAATCTCTCAAATTGGGATAGTAATAATGAGGAATGGTCTGGCTCATTTAGTAAGTCAAGTCAGTGGGAATCCTCAGGATCATATTGATGCTTTGAAAGCAATTAGGAAGCAAGAACCTGCTGGAAACCCTTCTCTACAGAATGCATTGGAAATGGCAAGAGGTTTATTGTTACCGGTTCCCGCCCATTGTACAAGAGAAGtgttaataatatttggtTCTTTATCTAGTACAGACCCTGGGGATATACATCAAACCATAAATTCTTTAGTTCAGGAGAAGATCCGTGTTAAAGTTATTGGGTTATCTGCCCAGGTTGCCATCTGCAAAGAGTTATGTAAGGCGACAAACTATGGAGATGATTCATTTTATAAGATCCTATTAGACGAGACGCATTTCAAAGAACTATTTGATGAAGCCGTTACCCCTCTGCcagtaaataaaattaataaaggATTTACCCTTGTGAAGATGGGGTTCCCAACGagaatatttgaagatacACCTAGTTTCTGCGCTTGTCATTCAAAATTGGTGTACGGCGGGTATTTTTGTCCTAGTTGTCATAGTAAAGTTTGTTCATTGCCTACTGTGTGCCCCTGTTGCGATCTTATGTTAATTCTGTCCACACATTTGGCAAGATcatatcatcatctaatgCCCCTAAAGACCTTTGTAGAAGTTCCAGCCACAGAAACTTTCCCAACAGAAAATTGTTTCAGTTGTCAATTAGTCTTCCCAATACTGAAGAATCAAAAGACTGGGAAACTATTAACAAGTTCTCGATATAGATGTGACAGTTGTAAGAAAGATTTTTGTATTGATTGTGATGTCTTTATTCatgaaattcttcataATTGTCCTGGTTGTGAATCTAAACCAACTATTATTTAG
- the THI73 gene encoding Thi73p (ancestral locus Anc_5.227), whose protein sequence is MKDSTLVSETSDIEKDNHEVVTSSSLSVSNHSTRDSSEVDVALLFLKENGLDSETNSRKNDESELEKVEDPNAIFFGAHKLDPKVLRKVDMFILPFLCCIYLLMFLDKALLNYAASMGIKKHLKGDEFSNLGTIFSAAYIFMEPIVTYLIQKYPISKVLSVFITTWGIVLTCHCACKSYASLMIVRTLLGLFEASSAVGCIAISGMYYTKSEQSARIGFWAIQAGTGYIVGGLISFGFLHYHGTEFTSWQIMFLVVGLVTIVFGIITFFYLPDNVTNAWFLTQEEKIQVVEHIRSNQTGLENKKFKKEQIKELFLKDKLTYPMLLLTACSQISTGAIGTFSTTITATFGFDSYQTALLQLPIGAITALIILITTQMISRWGNITLVTTSMYIPAIIGCIVMLALPLSHKVGNLLSLYLLYSGSCVITNIYIWNSCNTSGYSKRVMRNAITMIVYNVSCIVAPQMFRQYSAPRYIPAKIALLVTQAVCIPLQLYIGYICKKENQKRDREQEGKEVKKYQFLDMTDIENRNFRYIY, encoded by the coding sequence ATGAAAGATTCCACACTTGTTTCTGAAACTTCAGATATCGAAAAGGATAACCACGAAGTTGTCACATCCTCGTCACTATCGGTTTCCAACCACTCTACTAGAGATAGTTCAGAGGTGGATGTTGCGCTACTGtttttgaaggaaaatggaCTAGATTCAGAAACtaattcaagaaagaatGACGAAtctgaattggaaaaggtCGAAGATCCTAATGCCATCTTCTTCGGTGCCCACAAATTAGATCCTAAAGTGCTACGTAAAGTCGATATGTTCATCCTACCGTTCCTTTGTTGCATTTATCTATTAATGTTCTTGGATAAAGCCTTGTTAAATTACGCTGCATCCATGGGGATTaagaaacatttgaaaGGTGATGagttttccaatttgggTACGATTTTTTCTGCTGCATACATTTTCATGGAACCCATTGTCACTTATTTGATCCAAAAATATCCAATCTCAAAAGTCTTAAGTGTATTCATCACCACTTGGGGGATTGTCTTAACATGTCATTGTGCCTGTAAATCATATGCTTCATTAATGATCGTCCGTACTTTACTGGGGTTGTTTGAAGCTTCCAGTGCGGTCGGATGTATAGCCATCAGTGGTATGTACTATACTAAATCTGAGCAAAGTGCAAGAATTGGTTTCTGGGCTATTCAAGCTGGTACTGGGTATATCGTTGGTGGTTTGATATCTTTTGGTTTCTTGCATTACCATGGCACTGAATTCACTTCATGGCAAATTATGTTCTTAGTCGTTGGGCTAGTCACCATCGTCTTTGGTATTATTACTTTCTTTTACTTGCCAGATAATGTTACAAACGCTTGGTTCTTAactcaagaagaaaaaatccAAGTTGTTGAACATATTAGAAGCAATCAAACTGGGctagaaaataaaaaatttaagaaagaacaaattaaagaattattctTAAAGGATAAATTAACGTACCCAATGTTATTGCTAACCGCCTGCTCCCAAATCTCCACAGGTGCCATTGGTACATTCTCTACCACCATTACAGCTACTTTTGGTTTCGATAGTTATCAAACTGCTCTATTGCAACTACCAATCGGTGCCATTACTGCTTTAATTATCCTAATCACCACTCAAATGATTTCACGTTGGGGAAACATCACTTTGGTCACTACTTCGATGTACATCCCAGCCATAATCGGTTGTATTGTCATGTTAGCATTACCATTATCCCATAAAGTGGGTAATCTGCTCTCATTATATTTGTTATACAGTGGTTCATGTGTCATTACCAATATTTACATTTGGAATTCTTGTAACACCTCTGGTTATTCCAAGAGAGTCATGAGAAATGCAATTACCATGATTGTTTACAACGTTTCCTGTATTGTAGCTCCACAAATGTTCAGACAGTATTCTGCTCCAAGATATATCCCCGCAAAGATTGCTCTATTGGTGACCCAAGCCGTTTGCATCCCATTACAATTATACATCGGATATATTTGTAAAAAGGAGAACCAGAAGAGGGATAGAGAGCAAGAAGGCAAAGAAgtaaagaaatatcaatTCTTGGATATGACAGATATCGAGAATAGAAATTTCAGATATATCTATTAA
- the SMD2 gene encoding mRNA splicing protein SMD2 (ancestral locus Anc_6.72), with protein sequence MSETLSNRPKSELTRDELKQLEEFEFKHGPMSLITDSMNSKVPVIISLRNNHKIIARVKAFDRHCNMVLENVKELWTEKKGKSTVNRERFISKLFLRGDSVIVIVKAPLE encoded by the exons ATGTC TGAAACTTTATCAAATCGCCCGAAATCTGAATTAACAagagatgaattgaaacaacTAGAAgagtttgaatttaaaCATGGGCCTATGTCCCTTATTACTGATTCTATGAATTCAAAAGTCCCCGTCATAATATCGCTAAGGAATAACCACAAGATTATAGCCCGAGTAAAAGCTTTCGATAGACATTGTAACATGGTTTTAGAAAATGTGAAAGAACTTTGGACAGAGAAGAAAGGCAAATCAACTGTCAACCGTGAAAGATTCATAAGTAAACTGTTCCTAAGAGGTGACTCAGTTATTGTCATAGTGAAGGCACCTTTAGAATAA
- the MCM5 gene encoding MCM DNA helicase complex subunit MCM5 (ancestral locus Anc_6.71), translated as MSFDRPEIYSAPVLQGDSPNEDDNAEIIKSFKNFILEFRLDSQFIYRDQLRNSLLVKNYSLNVNMEHLIGYNEDLFKRLSDGPSDVIPLFETAITQVAKRITLLNRSSQNENGTANETDDLDTRNSISSALIPNFQLILTSTANQTPLRSLDSEHVSKIVRLSGIIISASVLSSRATHLSLMCRSCRHTTSIKIDNFNSITGNSVTLPHACLSSVTATDTGDDSNNKNCGPDPYLIIHESSTFIDQQFLKLQEIPELVPVGEMPRNITMSCDRYLTNRVIPGTRVTIVGIYSIYSSKKRGYNSNNDGGGVAIRNPFIKVLGIQTDVETSSIWNSVTMFSEEEEEEFLQLSRREDLYEVLTKSIAPSIFGNEDIKKAIVCLLMGGSKKLLPDGMRLRGDINVLLLGDPGTAKSQLLKFVEKVSPIAVYTSGKGSSAAGLTASVQRDPATREFYLEGGAMVLADGGVVCIDEFDKMRDEDRVAIHEAMEQQTISIAKAGITTVLNSRTSVLAAANPIYGRYDDLKSPGENIDFQTTILSRFDMIFIVKDEHNEARDISIANHVINIHTGNSTTQQDQDLENSGSELSMEKMKRYITYCRIKCAPRLSVQAAEKLSSQFVTIRKQLLINELESTERSSIPITIRQLEAIIRITESLAKLELSPVAHERHVEEAIRLFQASTMDAASQDPIGGLNQTGNGSNIMAEIRRIESELKRRLPIGWSTSYQTLRREFVESNRFSQGALDKALYALEKHDTIQLRHQGQNIYRSGV; from the coding sequence ATGTCCTTCGATAGACCTGAAATATACAGTGCACCTGTCTTGCAAGGGGACTCCCCCAACGAGGACGATAATGCTGAAATtatcaaatcattcaaaaatttcattttggaatttaGATTGGATTCTCAATTTATTTACAGAGATcaattaagaaattcatTGCTGGTCAagaattattcattaaatgtgAACATGGAACATTTAATCGGTTATAACGAAGATCTATTCAAAAGATTATCAGATGGTCCCTCAGACGTTattccattatttgaaaCTGCCATTACTCAAGTGGCAAAGAGAATCACACTTTTAAATAGGTCTTcacaaaatgaaaatggtaCAGCCAACGAAACGGATGATCTAGATACAAGAAATTCCATCTCATCAGCGTTAATACCTAATTTCCAGTTAATCTTAACATCTACGGCAAATCAAACTCCATTAAGATCATTAGATTCGGAGCACGTATCCAAGATTGTTCGTCTTTCGGGGATCATCATATCTGCCTCAGTTCTATCATCAAGAGCCACTCATTTGTCCCTAATGTGTAGATCATGTAGACATACCACTTCCAtcaaaattgataatttcaattcaatcaCAGGAAATTCAGTCACTTTACCTCATGCATGCCTCTCTAGTGTCACTGCCACTGATACAGGTGATGATTCTAATAACAAGAACTGTGGACCTGATCCATATTTAATCATTCATGAATCGTCCACATTTATTGATCAACAGTTCTTGAAGTTACAAGAAATCCCTGAATTGGTCCCAGTGGGGGAAATGCCCAGAAATATAACAATGTCATGTGATAGATATTTAACTAATCGTGTTATCCCAGGGACAAGAGTCACTATCGTGGGTatttattccatttatAGTTCCAAGAAGAGAGGCTacaatagtaataatgatggtGGTGGTGTGGCCATTAGAAATCCATTCATTAAAGTGTTGGGGATTCAAACTGATGTGGAGACAAGTTCCATTTGGAACTCCGTCACAATGTtttctgaagaagaagaggaggaatTCTTGCAATTAAGCAGGAGAGAAGATTTATATGAAGTATTAACTAAATCCATTGCTCCTTCCATCTTTGGCAATGAAGACATTAAGAAAGCTATAGTTTGTTTATTAATGGGTGGTTCTAAGAAATTACTACCTGACGGGATGAGATTAAGAGGTGACATTAACGTTTTATTATTGGGGGATCCAGGTACAGCCAAATCTCAATTACTAAAATTTGTAGAAAAAGTTTCTCCAATCGCCGTTTATACTTCTGGTAAGGGTTCATCCGCAGCAGGTTTAACAGCAAGTGTGCAAAGAGATCCTGCAACAAGAGAATTTTATTTAGAAGGTGGTGCTATGGTCTTAGCTGATGGGGGTGTTGTTTGTATTGATGAATTCGATAAAATGAGAGATGAAGATCGAGTTGCCATTCATGAAGCAATGGAACAACAAACCATATCTATCGCCAAGGCAGGTATTACCACTGTGCTTAATTCAAGAACAAGTGTTTTAGCTGCGGCTAATCCAATTTATGGTCGTTATGATGATTTAAAATCACCAggtgaaaatattgatttcCAAACAACAATTTTATCTCGTTTTGATATGATCTTTATCGTCAAGGATGAACATAACGAAGCGCGTGATATTTCAATTGCTAATCATGTCATTAATATCCATACAGGTAACTCTACCACTCAACAGGAtcaagatttggaaaattcagGTTCTGAATTGAGTATGGAAAAGATGAAAAGATATATTACCTATTGTAGAATAAAATGTGCGCCAAGGTTATCAGTGCAAGCCgctgaaaaattatccTCTCAATTCGTTACTATAAGaaaacaattattaattaatgaattagaaTCTACTGAAAGATCCTCCATTCCAATTACCATCCGTCAATTAGAGGCTATTATTCGTATCACAGAGTCATTAGCAAAATTGGAGTTAAGTCCTGTTGCCCATGAAAGACATGTAGAGGAAGCTATCAGATTGTTCCAAGCATCAACAATGGATGCAGCATCACAAGATCCAATCGGTGGTCTAAACCAAACTGGTAACGGTTCCAATATTATGGCAGAAATCCGTCGTATTGAATCAGaattaaagagaagattGCCCATTGGTTGGTCCACATCCTATCAAACTTTAAGAAGGGAATTTGTCGAAAGTAATAGGTTTTCACAAGGTGCCCTTGATAAGGCGTTATATGCTTTGGAAAAACATGATACTATCCAACTAAGGCACCAAGGCcaaaatatatatagaaGTGGAGTATGA